The segment CTTCCTGATAGACGATACATGGGAAACCACGAAGACAATTAGAGCCAGCATCAACGTCGTACTGTAGTTGGACGTAGGTGTGGCAACCCCCGGAATCACTCCGATAATGTTTGAAATCAGAACAAACAACCCTATGCTCATGATCAATGGCACATAGGGCAGGCCCTTAGTCCCCATCATATCCACCACCAGGTTCGCAAAACCCTCAACGGCGATCTCCGCTATGTTTTGTAATCCGGAGGGAACCAGTGACATCTTACGGGTGGCCAAGAGAACAAAGACCAGAATTATGCCCATCACGACCCAGGTAGCCAACACAATGTCGCTTACGGGCATGCCAAAAATGTGAAAGACAATATTGACCTCCGCAGGATTACCCACAAATATCACCTACCATGTTCAGGGTTTTTTCTTCTGAGCGAAGAGATAACCCACTCTTCAAAGTATAAGCTGTAGATTGCAGGTTTAATCAAGAGCA is part of the Bacillota bacterium genome and harbors:
- the atpB gene encoding F0F1 ATP synthase subunit A, with product MGNPAEVNIVFHIFGMPVSDIVLATWVVMGIILVFVLLATRKMSLVPSGLQNIAEIAVEGFANLVVDMMGTKGLPYVPLIMSIGLFVLISNIIGVIPGVATPTSNYSTTLMLALIVFVVSHVSSIRKHGLRSYLKGYLDPFPFWLPMNIISEIAQVMSHSFRLYGNMIGGAIILQIVYSFFPWVVPVPLLGWFSVFMGIIQAMVFTLLAIAYIDLKL